The window gggggggtttggtgccaagaaattttgcacatggaaaatacacttagcaatgtcagaaaatgtaaaggcgtcaaaataccttaaaacatttttttttgtgaaagcatcgacgcctccggggctgctcaatactatcctgcgacatagttgtctctgagggaccttcaccctccgttgagccagcattggacatggccacacaggttcaggaaaggtaagcactaaagtagtggtctccaacctgcggacctccagatgttgcaaaactacaactcccagcatgcccggacagccaacggctgtccgggcatgctgggaattgtagttttgcaacatctggaggtccgcaggttgaagacttctgcactaaagtaaccaaaaaaaaaaaaaaaaacactcaagttgaaaataaaatccatttcacatggtggctataaaccccacaaaagaaaataactcacgtcgcttgctgatatactgcaggagggactccgaaatggctgctatacagggtaaaatacgcgtcctctgtggtggtaagttctgtgtaaaaggcgctgtgaacagctgatttcaacatttgggccaaaattactaacaacttgcaccaaatgataaatttggtggatgtccacgaaaaccaaagtgaaaaaaaaagggtaaaaagaaactgtcaacaggcaaaattgataaataccccccatagagtAGTGGACCATATAGAAGTAGTAGGCTAAGTGCACTGAAGGGAAAATGATATAGGACGAGGGTCTTCTATCAGTACATGACAATGGGAAACGGTTTAACACGGTTGTGCTGGGTGTCACTTTGTGCCATGATACAATAAGGAACAACATGCAATTATATTATCCTATGTATGTACAGTAAGGGACAAGTTTATTCCGTCATTTATATTAGAAAGAAATGGCGGGTTACCATTACAAACATAAGAGCAGCCAACCACCCTGCCTCCTAGCCACAGACATATGGTAACATACTAAGGAGTGGGCCACATGTTATCAAATTGTAGCACGTCGCAGATTAACTCTCATGAAGCGTGAAACATGTCACTGTATTTCAAGAAATATCTAAGAACATAAAAGGACATCAAATTTCAGTCATTGCATAGAATATGGTGAGAGACACAAAATGTACTTTGGAAGCCACTCTTTAACCTATCCAGAAACTACCCAAAATGTTAGGAAATTCTCTACCCGCCAATTCTCTATTGGCTGCCTGGCTCCTAGGATTTGTCCAACCATTTACTTACCAAAGTAACATGGAGCATACAGAGAGGGCAAGGGGCATGGGAGGAAAAGAGAGTGTGGTACGTGAAGGTAAAAGCAGGATGGCAAAGAGAATATAAAGCAAACAGGAGAAATATAGGAAATATAGGAAATATAGGGAGTAGACAGGGGAGTGTAGAGGGAGTTGGAGGGACGTATATACTTGAAAGATGCATATTGGGCATAGAAGGATATAGGACACAGAACGGGCACAATGAGCATGGAAATATAGGGAGTTAAGGAGAGTAATAAAGACGGCATATCAGATCTACAGAGTTGCATGAAAGATGTATAGAGTAAGAGCCATCAAGGTGGGGGATAATATGGAATAGCATAGAAAATATACAGGGTCATTATTACTGAGCAGGAGAGATGTGGGACATATAGTTACAAAAGATGGTACAAAGAGTGGCATGAGAGATATACAGAGTAGGGACAAAGTACATAACATTGAAATGAAGACACATGGAGCAGTACATATGGGACATGCAGCTCatattgtatacatatatatggcgTAGGCTATACAGAGTGGCATCATAGTGGACTTATAGAGAACGCAGAAGGCATATAGACTGGCACTGCAACTGTTTAGATGGCTAAGCACATATCAAGAGTAGGGGGGCATGTAAAGAAGAAGAGGGCATACAGGTTGGcactacaactatatagggggctaGGCACAATCTAGAATGGGGGCATGAAGAGACCCCAGGGGCATACAGGTTGGcactacaactatatagggggctaGGCACTATCTAGAATAGGGGCATGTAGAGAAGCAGAGGGCATACAGATTGGCACTGAAACTATATAGGGGACTAGGCATTATCTAGAATGGGAGACATACAGATTGGcactacaactatataggggacTAGGCACTATCTAGAATGGGGACATGAAGAGAACACAGGAGGCATACAGACTGGCACTACAGCTATATAGAGGGCTAGGCACTATCTAGAATGGGGACATGAAGAGAACCCAGGGGGCATACAGACTGGCACTACAGCTATATAGAGGGCTAGGCACTATCTAGAATGGGGACATGAAGAGAACCCAGGGGGCATACAGGTTGGcactacaactatatagggggctaGGCACTATCTAGAATGGGGGCATGAAGAGAACCCAGGGGGCATACAGGTTGGcactacaactatatagggggctaGGCACTATCTAGAATGGGGGCATGAAGAGAACCCAGGGGGCATACAGGTTGGcactacaactatatagggggtTAGGCACTATCTAGATTGGGGGCATGAAGAGAACCCAGGGGCATACAGGTTGGcactacaactatatagggggctaGGCACTATCTAGAATGGGGGCATGAAGAGAACCCAGGGGCATACAGGTTGGcactacaactatataggggacTAGGCACTATCTAGAATGGGGGCATGAAGAGAACCCAGGGGCATACAGGTTGGcactacaactatataggggacTAGGCACTATCTAGAATGGGAGGCATACAGGTTGGCACTACAGCTATAATGGGGGCTAGGCACTCTCTAGAATGGGGGCATGAAGAGAACCCAGGGGCATACATGTTGGCACTACAGCTATATAGGGGGCTAGGCACTTTCTAGAATGGGGGCATGTAGAGAACCCAGGGGCATGCATGTTGGCACTACAACTATAGAGGGGGCTAGGCACTATCTAGAATGGGGGCATGAAGAGAACCCAGGGGCATACATGTTGGCACTACAGCTATATAGGGGGCTAGGTACTCTCTAGAATGGGGGCATGTAGAGAACCCAGGGGCATCCAGGTTGGCACTACAGCTGTGTGTGGTGGTCCATGTGGTACCTTGGGGTTACTGATGAGCTGCTGCTCGTCCTCATGGAGCAGAGCCCTGGAGTTGGACTCGGAGTTGTTGACGTAGATCTGCAGGCAGGGGTACAGTGAGGTGCCCTTACAGTCACTCCCGCAGGTGAACGTGCACTCGAACGTCTCCCCGATCTGCTGCACCGACATCACCGTGCAGTTGGCAGTCTTGCCCTGGAGGTCCTGCAGCGCCGGGTTGAGCCAGCAGAAGCCCAGGATGAAGAGCGATACCACCGCGGAGATGATGAGGAATAAGCCCAGGCGGATGCTCTTGTCCTCGGCTTCGGAGTACTCATAAGCCACCCTGAGCTTggccatggcggtgtgtggtgcTGCGGGTCAGCAGAGCGCGGCTCCGGGCACACACGGGAGAGGAGCTCCACTCAGGGACATGCCGCCTCTACTGCTCCGCTCACCGGCTAGAAATCAGGCTGCTCCAGTCTCCCGCCGCCCACCCCGACAGAGAGGGAGTTCCCCGACTCCGTGCGAGCCAATAGGGGCACCGGACAGCCACATGTCCCCGGCTGGATCATCCTCCCTGACAGGGTGTCCCCCGTGTGACTGGTCACCTGTCTACAGCTACATACACCctagtgttctctgttatcagcccggACCGGGCTGTCATTTCTAGAGCCCTACTTTGTGATATCTCCATCTCTGACTGACTTCATACCGGGCTGTCATTTCTAGAGCCCTACTTTGTG is drawn from Hyla sarda isolate aHylSar1 chromosome 4, aHylSar1.hap1, whole genome shotgun sequence and contains these coding sequences:
- the KCNMB4 gene encoding calcium-activated potassium channel subunit beta-4 codes for the protein MAKLRVAYEYSEAEDKSIRLGLFLIISAVVSLFILGFCWLNPALQDLQGKTANCTVMSVQQIGETFECTFTCGSDCKGTSLYPCLQIYVNNSESNSRALLHEDEQQLISNPKCSYIPPCERENQKNSENVLQWERFWNKEIGFQPFTCYFNQHRRPEDVLLKRTHDENVLLHCFLWPLVTFMVGVLIVLLTICARSLAVKAEAIQKRKFS